In Papaver somniferum cultivar HN1 chromosome 1, ASM357369v1, whole genome shotgun sequence, a genomic segment contains:
- the LOC113276438 gene encoding cation/H(+) antiporter 15-like, with translation MNNKSNIWIGDDPFNRSIPVFMAQVSITALGTTVMKSVLEPIGVTSFVAQMIAGILMGPSLLGQTDLLKTKIFTYASLYTLETIQYFGSMFFLFLIGVKTDIGMVKKSGKMVLLVGLFSFCLSLVLAMLVAFITVKKYKTHFLEVAPESLFYVAGLTSLSSPHVINSFLVDLNLLSSQLGRIAVSASMISGGCSLVSVFLVLTLKQSQLSNQFPYNFLATMIGCFAIIIVIIYVIRPIMLWVHKRTAAYHTDVEEGYILFIFLTVLVSSLAGECVGQHYLVGPLLLGWVVPPGPPLGAAIEEKLDYFVTAILVPVIVISRACAFKVSDIKHSMKVVVWTPPFFSFFGKLLGTMLPTVYSKMPYQDAIILGLIMSVQGVLDIQIWVQTMNLQGHLWKSRVTHGGFDRVNLRMKTIQHSKPNAQLRILPCVYHKENVPSIVSLLEASNPTTHSPICVYPLHLVQLQGRATPLLIAHKTDDPNDPSEVNDPTARTIINSFKSYAHHNKGIVSVNFFTAISPCNTMHDDICTLGLDKRTSLIIIPFHHQPAIHTKYQSSNAIRRVNTNVLNKAPCSVGILIDKGATGGKSCNATCPPSNVTVIFLGGPDDREALAYGSSKNQKKQHIVYAFRFQTSGCKNVKYVEVMVKDGVELISCIKGMESSFELLIVGREHGEETSKLLEAFNQWIEFPELGVIGDMLVSSDSKMSGSILVMQQHQQQKKKKENKKNEQSVFT, from the exons ATGAATAACAAGTCCAACATATGGATTGGAGATGATCCTTTCAACCGTTCAATTCCAGTTTTCATGGCTCAGGTTTCTATAACAGCTCTGGGAACAACAGTTATGAAATCCGTATTGGAACCCATAGGTGTGACTTCTTTTGTCGCTCAGATGATA GCAGGTATACTCATGGGTCCTTCATTGTTGGGGCAAACGGATTTACTCAAAACAAAGATATTCACCTACGCATCTTTGTATACATTGGAAACAATTCAGTACTTTGGATCCATGTTCTTTCTATTTCTTATAGGAGTAAAAACAGATATCGGCATGGTAAAGAAATCGGGAAAAATGGTGTTGCTGGTCGGACTCTTTAGCTTCTGCCTATCTTTGGTTCTTGCGATGTTAGTGGCTTTCATTACTGTGAAGAAATATAAAACACATTTTCTCGAAGTAGCACCAGAATCCCTCTTTTATGTTGCAGGATTAACATCACTGAGTTCGCCTCACGTCATCAATTCTTTCCTGGTTGATCTAAATCTCCTAAGTTCCCAACTTGGACGAATAGCGGTATCAGCATCCATGATCAGCGGAGGATGCAGCTTAGTTTCTGTCTTTTTAGTTTTAACACTTAAACAAAGCCAACTTTCTAATCAGTTTCCATATAATTTTTTGGCCACAATGATCGGTTGTTTCGCAATCATCATAGTTATTATCTACGTTATACGACCCATAATGCTATGGGTACACAAACGTACAGCAGCATATCACACAGATGTCGAGGAAGGGTATATACTTTTCATTTTTCTTACGGTTTTGGTTTCTTCGTTGGCGGGTGAGTGTGTTGGGCAGCATTATTTGGTAGGTCCTTTGCTTTTGGGTTGGGTTGTTCCACCTGGACCGCCATTAGGAGCTGCAATAGAAGAGAAGCTAGATTATTTCGTTACGGCTATACTTGTGCCAGTAATCGTAATTTCTAGAGCATGCGCATTCAAGGTGTCCGACATAAAACATTCAATGAAAGTGGTAGTTTGGACACCGCCCTTCTTCAGTTTCTTTGGGAAGTTGCTCGGAACGATGTTGCCTACTGTCTATTCCAAAATGCCATACCAAGATGCTATAATTCTAGGACTCATCATGAGTGTCCAAGGTGTGCTAGATATTCAGATATGGGTACAAACAATGAATCTTCAG GGACATTTATGGAAGTCTCGTGTTACTCATGGTGGCTTTGACCGGGTCAATCTCAGAATGAAAACAATCCAGCACTCCAAACCCAACGCACAGCTTCGTATTCTACCTTGTGTCTACCACAAAGAGAATGTCCCAAGCATTGTCAGTCTCCTTGAAGCTTCCAATCCAACAACACACAGTCCCATCTGCGTCTATCCTCTTCACCTAGTTCAACTTCAAGGTCGTGCGACACCTTTACTTATCGCTCACAAGACGGACGACCCTAACGATCCTTCAGAAGTGAACGACCCTACAGCGCGAACCATCATCAATTCCTTTAAATCATATGCACATCACAACAAAGGAATAGTTTCAGTAAATTTCTTCACAGCCATCTCACCGTGTAATACAATGCATGACGATATTTGCACACTAGGTTTAGATAAAAGAACCTCCCTGATAATTATACCCTTTCACCACCAACCAGCTATTCATACAAAGTACCAGTCCTCAAATGCGATCCGTAGAGTAAACACTAATGTTCTCAATAAGGCACCTTGTTCTGTTGGTATACTAATTGACAAAGGTGCAACCGGTGGTAAGAGTTGTAATGCTACCTGTCCTCCATCCAATGTTACGGTTATATTCTTGGGAGGTCCAGATGATCGTGAGGCATTGGCTTATG GAAGCAGCAAAAATCAAAAGAAGCAGCATATAGTATATGCATTTCGGTTTCAaacctcaggttgcaagaatgtgAAGTATGTAGAAGTAATGGTGAAAGATGGAGTAGAACTTATTTCGTGTATTAAAGGAATGGAAAGTTCGTTCGAGCTTTTGATTGTTGGACGAGAACATGGAGAAGAAACATCTAAACTATTGGAAGCTTTCAATCAATGGATTGAGTTCCCGGAATTAGGGGTTATAGGTGATATGCTTGTTTCTTCCGACTCAAAAATGTCTGGGTCTATATTGGTCatgcaacaacatcaacaacaaaagaagaagaaagagaacaaAAAGAATGAACAATCTGTCTTTACTTGA